The proteins below are encoded in one region of Streptomyces cyanogenus:
- a CDS encoding glycoside hydrolase family 35 protein — protein sequence MSEFAVGESGFLLDGRPVRLLSGALHYFRVHEAQWGHRLGMLRAMGLNCVETYVPWNLHQPRPGTFRDVGAVGRFLDAVRAAGLWAIVRPGPYICAEWENGGLPAWLTGESGTRARTRDERCTAHVRDWFRRLLPAIVPRQLDRGGPVIMVQVENEYGSYGSDTGYLEELAGLLRSEGVTVPLLTSDGPEDHMLTGGSLPGVLATVNFGSHAREAFATLRRHRPGGPLMCMEFWCGWFDHWAGEHVVRDPAEAAEALREILECGASVNLYMAHGGTSFGGWAGANRGGGALHEGPLEPDVTSYDYDAPVDEYGRPTEKFRRFREVLSAYHPGPLPDLPPPPAVLGAPAGVVLTGWAPPAGVLEALGGPETLTAVPPTFEELGVTRGLVRYTVDVPGPRRPYPLTVRGLRDLAVVYVDGERAGVLTEEEPVLEEPVAGPARVELWVESLGRVNYGPRLGEAKGVTGGILHERQYLHGVRARGLDLDAFADGVAAVPFGTPPGQAAPGLYRGTVTVRGAGDARLELPGRTRCFVWVNGFNLGRYWSVGPQRSLFVPGPVLREGANEVWLLELDGGGPDRPAPRLLPV from the coding sequence GTGAGCGAGTTCGCGGTCGGGGAGTCCGGGTTCCTGCTGGACGGGCGGCCGGTGCGGCTGCTGTCCGGGGCGCTGCACTACTTCCGGGTGCACGAGGCGCAGTGGGGGCACCGGCTGGGGATGCTGCGGGCGATGGGCCTGAACTGCGTGGAGACGTACGTCCCGTGGAACCTGCACCAGCCGCGTCCGGGGACCTTCCGGGACGTGGGGGCGGTCGGCCGGTTCCTGGACGCGGTCCGGGCGGCGGGCCTGTGGGCGATCGTGCGGCCGGGGCCCTACATCTGCGCGGAGTGGGAGAACGGCGGGCTGCCGGCGTGGCTGACGGGCGAGTCGGGCACGCGCGCGCGTACGCGTGACGAGCGCTGCACGGCCCATGTCCGGGACTGGTTCCGCCGGCTGCTGCCCGCGATCGTGCCCCGCCAGCTCGACCGCGGCGGCCCGGTGATCATGGTCCAGGTGGAGAACGAGTACGGCAGCTACGGCAGTGACACCGGCTACCTGGAGGAGCTGGCCGGCCTGCTGCGCTCGGAGGGCGTCACCGTTCCCCTGCTCACCTCGGACGGACCCGAGGACCACATGCTGACCGGGGGCTCGCTGCCCGGGGTGCTCGCCACGGTGAACTTCGGCTCCCACGCGCGCGAGGCGTTCGCCACGCTGCGCCGCCACCGTCCCGGGGGGCCGCTGATGTGCATGGAGTTCTGGTGCGGCTGGTTCGACCACTGGGCCGGCGAGCACGTCGTACGGGATCCTGCCGAGGCCGCCGAGGCGCTGCGGGAGATCCTGGAGTGCGGGGCGTCGGTGAACCTCTACATGGCGCACGGGGGCACGAGTTTCGGCGGCTGGGCGGGTGCCAACCGGGGCGGCGGCGCGCTGCACGAGGGTCCGCTGGAGCCGGACGTGACCTCCTACGACTACGACGCTCCGGTGGACGAGTACGGCAGGCCCACGGAGAAGTTCCGGCGCTTTCGCGAGGTGCTGTCCGCGTACCACCCCGGCCCGCTGCCGGACCTGCCGCCGCCGCCCGCCGTCCTGGGCGCCCCGGCCGGGGTCGTGCTCACCGGCTGGGCGCCGCCGGCCGGCGTGCTGGAGGCGCTGGGCGGCCCGGAGACGCTCACCGCGGTGCCGCCCACGTTCGAGGAGCTGGGCGTCACCCGGGGCCTGGTGCGCTACACGGTGGACGTGCCCGGCCCGCGGCGGCCGTACCCGCTGACCGTGCGCGGGCTGCGGGACCTCGCCGTGGTGTACGTCGACGGGGAGCGGGCCGGGGTGCTCACCGAGGAGGAGCCGGTGCTGGAGGAGCCCGTCGCGGGCCCCGCGCGCGTGGAGCTGTGGGTGGAGTCCCTGGGGAGGGTGAACTACGGGCCGCGGCTCGGCGAGGCGAAGGGCGTCACCGGCGGCATCCTGCACGAGCGGCAGTATCTGCACGGGGTACGCGCGCGGGGGCTGGATCTGGACGCGTTCGCCGACGGCGTGGCCGCGGTGCCCTTCGGTACGCCGCCCGGACAGGCGGCGCCGGGGCTGTACCGCGGCACGGTCACGGTGCGCGGGGCCGGGGACGCCCGGCTGGAGCTGCCGGGCCGGACGCGCTGCTTCGTCTGGGTCAACGGCTTCAACCTGGGCCGTTACTGGTCGGTGGGTCCGCAGCGGTCGCTGTTCGTACCCGGGCCGGTACTGCGGGAGGGTGCGAACGAGGTGTGGCTGCTGGAGCTGGACGGCGGCGGTCCGGACCGGCCGGCACCGCGCCTGCTGCCCGTGTGA
- a CDS encoding lysine N(6)-hydroxylase/L-ornithine N(5)-oxygenase family protein yields the protein MTHAPRHDPAAPRDLVGIGIGPCNLSLAALAHPRTELDAVFYEQRPRFDWHPGLLIEGATVQVPFLADLVTLVDPTSPWSFLNYLRTRERLFPFYFAERFHIQRAEYDAYCRWVARSLPGLRFRHQVDAVRWNPERHVFEVDFTQLDAEGEAQALGRTHARNIVLGIGTAPYVPDPLRPLVDAPGAPVIHAADYLDHRDSILAAGHVTVVGSGQSGAEVFLDLLRHRPAGREKLHWIGRTEAFAPMEYSKLGLEHFTPDYTRYFHALDEPVRDRLTAAQWQLHKGIDAGTLAAIHDELYRRTLDGGWPDAVLTPGVRVRTAGRMATTGIELHLEHLQQTSRSRLTTDAVVLATGYRERPLGRLLAGLDPYIRRDSSERPRIDTEFRLVLDPSVTGSVYVQNAERHTHGIGAPDLGLAAWRSATILNSLTGREPYPLPLRTAFTSFGLEQPAARVPQARQPKRLTPLVEGR from the coding sequence ATGACCCACGCCCCACGCCACGACCCCGCCGCTCCCCGCGACCTGGTCGGCATCGGCATCGGCCCGTGCAACCTCTCCCTCGCCGCCCTCGCCCACCCGCGCACCGAACTCGACGCCGTCTTCTACGAACAGCGCCCCCGCTTCGACTGGCACCCCGGGCTGCTCATCGAGGGCGCCACCGTCCAGGTCCCCTTCCTCGCCGACCTGGTCACCCTCGTCGACCCCACCAGCCCCTGGAGCTTCCTCAACTACCTCAGAACCCGCGAGCGGCTCTTCCCCTTCTACTTCGCCGAGCGCTTCCACATCCAGCGCGCCGAATACGACGCCTACTGCCGCTGGGTCGCCCGATCCCTCCCCGGGCTGCGCTTTCGCCACCAGGTCGACGCCGTCCGCTGGAACCCCGAACGGCACGTCTTCGAAGTCGACTTCACCCAGCTCGACGCCGAGGGCGAGGCCCAGGCCCTCGGCCGCACCCACGCGCGCAACATCGTCCTCGGCATCGGCACCGCCCCCTACGTACCCGACCCCCTCCGGCCCCTCGTGGACGCGCCCGGCGCGCCCGTCATCCACGCCGCCGACTACCTCGACCACCGCGACAGCATCCTCGCCGCCGGGCACGTCACCGTCGTCGGCTCCGGACAGTCCGGCGCCGAGGTCTTCCTCGACCTGCTCCGGCACCGCCCGGCCGGCCGGGAGAAGCTGCACTGGATCGGCCGGACCGAGGCGTTCGCGCCCATGGAGTACTCCAAACTCGGCCTGGAACACTTCACGCCCGACTACACGCGCTACTTCCACGCCCTCGACGAGCCCGTCCGCGACCGGCTGACCGCCGCCCAGTGGCAGCTGCACAAGGGCATCGACGCCGGCACCCTCGCCGCCATCCACGACGAGCTGTACCGGCGCACCCTGGACGGCGGCTGGCCCGACGCCGTCCTCACCCCCGGCGTCCGTGTCCGCACCGCGGGCCGGATGGCCACCACCGGGATCGAACTGCACCTGGAGCACCTCCAGCAGACCAGCCGCTCCCGGCTCACCACCGACGCCGTCGTCCTCGCCACCGGCTACCGGGAACGCCCCCTCGGCCGCCTCCTCGCCGGGCTCGACCCCTACATCCGCCGCGACAGCAGCGAACGCCCCCGCATCGACACCGAGTTCCGCCTCGTCCTCGACCCCTCGGTCACCGGCTCCGTCTACGTGCAGAACGCCGAACGGCACACGCACGGCATCGGCGCCCCCGACCTCGGCCTCGCCGCCTGGCGCAGCGCCACCATCCTCAACTCCCTCACCGGCAGAGAACCGTATCCGCTGCCGCTGCGCACGGCCTTCACCTCCTTCGGGCTGGAACAGCCGGCCGCCCGGGTGCCGCAGGCCAGGCAACCGAAACGGCTGACTCCGCTCGTCGAGGGAAGATGA
- the pepN gene encoding aminopeptidase N codes for MSVLTRDEAQLRAQLLDVHRYTVELDLTTGAETFDSRTAIRFTARSDGDTFVELKPAELRSVTLDGQPLDPESLCEGRLPLKNLTAGAHELRLDAAMRYSRTGEGMHRFTDPSDGETYVYTQLFLDDVQRVFAAFDQPDLKAVFEVSVKAPEGWTVLANGVTEHRGDGVWRAAPTPPVSTYLVAVAAGPWHSVRTEHRGLPFGIHCRRSLAPHLDADAEEILDITRACFDRYHEKFEEPYPFDSYDQAFVPEFNAGAMENPGLVTFRDDFVYRSAVTDTERQTRAMVIAHEMAHMWFGDLVTLKWWDDIWLNESFAEYMGYQTTAEATRFTGPWTEFGVTRKAWGYDADQRPTTHPVAPENVDDTASALLNFDGISYAKGASALRQLAAWLGEKDFLAGINTHFKRHRFGNATLADFIDSLASATDRDVPAWADSWLRTTGVDTLTPVTTSAGGTCTLTADRTGSRPHRLSAGLYDHDVAGEGRLVLRERIDLDVPQAAPQPIGKRPALILLNDGDVTYAKVRFDAPSFETVRTALSGLPDPLTRAVVWNALRDAVRDGELPPAAYLETARTHLPHETDLAVAQGVLAFAVGQLTDHYLTPGDRPAALTTLTSLCRDLLRRTEDGDHPGLRLIAVRHLIGVAAHPEAIAAWLADGTVPGGPELDPELRWRILARLAVLGATDEDAIAAELARDPSATGQEGAARCRAALPDPAAKRAAWEAMFTGDDLSNYLFTATAQGFWQPEQAELVREYVPRFYEDAVAVAARRGPAIAVAAGRWAFPAHAVDAENLALGEACLRDADLTPALRRTLADRLDDLSRALNVRGRQRDEQEQQGA; via the coding sequence ATGTCCGTACTCACGCGCGACGAAGCGCAGCTCCGAGCACAGCTCCTCGACGTCCACCGGTACACGGTCGAACTGGACCTCACCACCGGTGCCGAGACCTTCGACTCCCGTACGGCGATCCGGTTCACCGCGCGGTCCGACGGGGACACGTTCGTCGAGCTGAAGCCCGCCGAGCTGCGCAGCGTCACACTCGACGGACAGCCGCTCGACCCGGAGTCCCTGTGCGAGGGCCGGCTGCCGCTGAAGAACCTCACCGCCGGCGCACACGAACTGCGCCTCGACGCGGCCATGCGCTACTCCCGCACCGGCGAGGGCATGCACCGCTTCACCGACCCGAGCGACGGCGAGACGTACGTCTACACGCAGCTGTTCCTGGACGACGTCCAGCGTGTCTTCGCCGCCTTCGACCAGCCCGACCTCAAGGCCGTCTTCGAGGTCTCGGTCAAGGCACCCGAGGGCTGGACCGTCCTCGCCAACGGCGTCACCGAACACCGCGGCGACGGCGTCTGGCGGGCCGCGCCCACCCCGCCCGTCTCCACCTACCTGGTCGCCGTCGCCGCCGGCCCCTGGCACTCGGTGCGCACCGAGCACCGCGGACTGCCCTTCGGCATCCACTGCCGCCGCTCGCTCGCGCCCCACCTCGACGCCGACGCCGAGGAGATCCTCGACATCACGCGCGCGTGCTTCGACCGCTACCACGAGAAGTTCGAGGAGCCCTACCCCTTCGACTCCTACGACCAGGCGTTCGTCCCCGAGTTCAACGCGGGCGCCATGGAGAACCCCGGCCTGGTCACCTTCCGCGACGACTTCGTCTACCGCTCCGCCGTCACCGACACCGAGCGGCAGACCCGCGCCATGGTCATCGCACACGAGATGGCCCACATGTGGTTCGGCGACCTCGTCACCCTCAAGTGGTGGGACGACATCTGGCTGAACGAGTCCTTCGCCGAGTACATGGGCTACCAGACCACCGCCGAGGCCACCCGGTTCACCGGCCCCTGGACCGAGTTCGGCGTCACCCGCAAGGCCTGGGGCTACGACGCCGACCAGCGGCCCACCACCCACCCGGTCGCCCCCGAGAACGTCGACGACACGGCCTCCGCCCTGCTCAACTTCGACGGCATCTCCTACGCCAAGGGCGCCTCCGCGCTGCGCCAGCTGGCCGCCTGGCTCGGCGAGAAGGACTTCCTGGCCGGCATCAACACCCACTTCAAGCGGCACAGGTTCGGCAACGCCACACTCGCCGACTTCATCGACTCCCTCGCCTCGGCCACCGACCGCGACGTGCCCGCCTGGGCCGACAGCTGGCTGCGCACCACCGGCGTCGACACGCTCACCCCGGTGACCACCTCCGCCGGCGGCACCTGCACGCTGACCGCCGACCGCACGGGCAGCCGCCCGCACCGCCTGAGCGCCGGCCTGTACGACCACGACGTCGCCGGCGAAGGCCGGCTGGTGCTGCGCGAGCGCATCGACCTCGACGTCCCGCAGGCCGCACCGCAGCCCATCGGCAAGCGCCCCGCCCTGATCCTCCTCAACGACGGCGACGTCACCTACGCCAAGGTCCGCTTCGACGCGCCGTCCTTCGAGACGGTCCGCACCGCCCTGTCCGGCCTGCCCGACCCGCTCACCCGCGCGGTCGTCTGGAACGCCCTCCGGGACGCCGTCCGCGACGGCGAACTCCCGCCCGCCGCCTACCTGGAGACGGCCCGCACCCACCTGCCCCACGAGACCGACCTGGCCGTCGCCCAGGGCGTCCTCGCCTTCGCCGTAGGCCAGCTCACCGACCACTACCTGACACCCGGGGACCGCCCGGCCGCCCTGACCACCCTCACCTCGCTCTGCCGCGACCTGCTGCGGCGCACCGAGGACGGCGACCACCCCGGCCTGCGGCTGATCGCCGTACGGCACCTGATCGGCGTGGCCGCCCACCCCGAGGCCATCGCCGCCTGGCTCGCCGACGGCACGGTGCCCGGCGGTCCGGAACTCGATCCCGAGCTGCGCTGGCGCATCCTCGCCCGGCTCGCCGTGCTCGGCGCCACCGACGAGGACGCCATCGCCGCCGAGCTGGCGCGCGACCCCAGCGCCACAGGCCAGGAGGGCGCCGCCCGCTGCCGCGCCGCGCTGCCCGACCCGGCGGCCAAGCGCGCCGCCTGGGAGGCGATGTTCACCGGCGACGACCTGTCCAACTACCTGTTCACGGCCACCGCCCAGGGCTTCTGGCAGCCCGAGCAGGCCGAGCTGGTACGGGAGTACGTGCCGCGCTTCTACGAGGACGCGGTCGCCGTCGCCGCCCGCCGCGGCCCCGCCATCGCCGTCGCCGCCGGCCGCTGGGCCTTCCCGGCCCACGCCGTCGACGCCGAGAACCTGGCGCTCGGCGAGGCCTGCCTGCGCGACGCCGACCTCACCCCGGCCCTGCGCCGCACCCTCGCCGACCGCCTGGACGACCTGTCCCGCGCCCTGAACGTGCGCGGCCGGCAGCGGGACGAGCAGGAGCAGCAGGGGGCGTAG
- a CDS encoding SDR family oxidoreductase, with protein sequence MSVAARTSGICAGRVVAVTGAGRGLGRAHALAFAAEGARVVVNDLGVALDGAPDAERPADAVVAEIRAAGGDAVAHGADIATSAGAAGLVRTAVETYGRLDTLVSNAGFLRDRMLVNLGEDDWDAVIRVHLKGHFLPLKHAAAHWRAEAKAGRTPVARVVHTGSGAGLLGSVGQGNYSAAKAGIVGLTLVAAAELARYGVQVNAVAPAARTRMTERTFAATMAAPAAGFDAMAPENVSPLVVWLGSAGSAGVTGRVFEAEGGRITVMEGWRPGPTADKGARWTPAEAGEAARQLLAEAEPPGRVYGA encoded by the coding sequence ATGAGCGTGGCCGCGAGGACGAGTGGGATCTGTGCGGGCCGGGTCGTGGCCGTCACCGGTGCCGGGCGCGGGCTCGGCCGGGCGCATGCCCTTGCCTTCGCGGCCGAGGGTGCCCGGGTGGTCGTCAACGACCTGGGCGTCGCGCTGGACGGCGCGCCGGACGCCGAGCGGCCGGCGGATGCCGTGGTGGCGGAGATCCGGGCGGCGGGCGGTGACGCGGTCGCCCACGGCGCCGACATCGCCACCAGCGCGGGCGCGGCCGGCCTGGTCCGCACCGCCGTTGAGACCTACGGCCGGCTCGACACCCTCGTCAGCAACGCCGGTTTCCTGCGCGACCGCATGCTGGTCAATCTCGGCGAGGACGACTGGGACGCCGTGATCCGCGTCCACCTCAAGGGGCACTTCCTGCCGCTGAAGCACGCCGCCGCCCACTGGCGGGCCGAAGCCAAGGCCGGCCGCACCCCGGTGGCCCGGGTCGTCCACACCGGCAGCGGGGCCGGCCTGCTCGGCTCGGTCGGGCAGGGCAACTACAGCGCAGCCAAGGCCGGGATCGTCGGTCTCACCCTGGTCGCCGCGGCGGAACTGGCCCGCTACGGCGTCCAGGTCAACGCCGTGGCGCCGGCCGCCCGCACCCGCATGACGGAACGTACCTTCGCCGCGACCATGGCCGCACCGGCCGCCGGTTTCGACGCCATGGCGCCCGAGAACGTCTCCCCGCTCGTGGTCTGGCTCGGCTCGGCCGGCAGCGCGGGGGTGACCGGCCGGGTGTTCGAGGCGGAGGGCGGCCGGATCACCGTCATGGAGGGTTGGCGTCCCGGCCCCACCGCCGACAAGGGGGCCCGCTGGACACCGGCCGAGGCGGGCGAGGCGGCCCGGCAACTGCTGGCGGAGGCGGAGCCGCCGGGGCGGGTGTACGGGGCGTAG
- a CDS encoding enoyl-CoA hydratase family protein, with product MGVSCSSPEKGISVVTVDYPPVNALPVRGWFALADAVRTAGRDPEIRCVVLAAEGRGFNAGVDIKEIQAAGQEALIGANRGCAEAFAAVYECETPVVAAVQGFCLGGGIGLAGNADAVVASEDATFGLPELDRGALGAATHLARLVPQHLMRALYYTGRTASAAELHAHGSVWRVVPREELAGAALELARQIAAKDGRLLRMAKAAINGIDPVDVRRSYRFEQGFTFEANLGGLAGRVRDTFGKEGV from the coding sequence ATGGGTGTCTCCTGTTCGTCCCCGGAAAAGGGGATTTCCGTAGTCACCGTCGACTACCCACCGGTCAACGCGCTGCCGGTGCGCGGCTGGTTCGCCCTGGCCGACGCCGTGCGCACGGCCGGCCGGGACCCGGAGATCCGCTGCGTGGTCCTGGCCGCCGAGGGGCGCGGGTTCAACGCGGGCGTGGACATCAAGGAGATACAGGCGGCCGGACAGGAGGCCCTGATCGGCGCCAACCGGGGCTGCGCGGAGGCCTTCGCGGCGGTCTACGAGTGCGAGACACCGGTCGTCGCGGCGGTGCAGGGCTTCTGCCTGGGCGGCGGCATCGGCCTGGCGGGCAACGCGGACGCCGTGGTGGCGAGCGAGGACGCGACCTTCGGGCTGCCCGAGCTGGACCGGGGAGCGCTGGGCGCCGCGACCCACCTGGCCCGGCTGGTCCCGCAGCACCTGATGCGCGCGCTGTACTACACCGGGCGCACGGCGAGCGCCGCCGAACTGCACGCGCACGGCTCGGTGTGGCGGGTGGTGCCGCGCGAGGAGCTGGCCGGGGCGGCGCTGGAACTGGCCCGGCAGATCGCCGCGAAGGACGGACGGCTGCTGCGCATGGCCAAGGCCGCCATCAACGGCATCGACCCGGTCGACGTGCGCCGCAGCTACCGCTTCGAGCAGGGCTTCACCTTCGAGGCCAACCTCGGCGGGCTGGCCGGCCGGGTCCGCGACACGTTCGGGAAGGAGGGGGTGTAG
- a CDS encoding NAD(P)H-binding protein yields MIVVTGATGNVGRALVDRLLAAGQPVRALTRDPQRAALPERAEVVRFQPDEPAALFDGATKLFLYAQAGTAPLLAAAREHGVRHVVLLSSGIIQEGADETHPIHVMHATVEREIRDSGLDWTFLRPNAFATNALQYAPQIRAGDTVRGVFADGLSAPIHEDDIAAVAERVLLDSGHEGAVHRLTGPEATSNADQVAAIGDAVGRKLTFVEVDPAEAGPELFPHVPPQMLQRLLESFAETVGVPPEITGTVQELTGTPARTFARWAQDHAGDFR; encoded by the coding sequence GTGATCGTAGTGACCGGCGCGACCGGCAACGTCGGCCGTGCCCTCGTCGACCGTCTCCTCGCCGCGGGACAGCCCGTCCGGGCGCTGACGCGCGACCCGCAGCGGGCCGCGCTGCCCGAGCGGGCCGAGGTGGTGCGGTTCCAGCCGGACGAGCCCGCCGCCCTGTTCGACGGAGCGACGAAACTCTTCCTGTACGCCCAGGCCGGCACGGCCCCGCTGCTGGCGGCGGCCCGCGAGCACGGCGTGCGGCACGTCGTGCTGCTCTCCAGCGGCATCATCCAGGAGGGCGCCGACGAGACCCACCCCATCCACGTCATGCACGCCACCGTCGAGCGGGAGATCCGCGACAGCGGGCTCGACTGGACGTTCCTGCGCCCCAACGCCTTCGCCACCAACGCGCTCCAGTACGCCCCGCAGATCCGCGCGGGCGACACCGTCCGCGGTGTCTTCGCGGACGGCCTGTCCGCACCCATCCACGAGGACGACATCGCGGCCGTCGCCGAACGCGTCCTGCTCGACAGCGGCCACGAGGGCGCCGTGCACCGGCTGACCGGGCCCGAGGCGACCAGCAACGCCGACCAGGTCGCGGCGATCGGCGACGCCGTCGGCCGGAAGCTGACCTTCGTCGAGGTCGACCCGGCCGAGGCGGGCCCGGAGCTGTTCCCGCACGTACCGCCGCAGATGCTCCAACGACTGCTGGAGAGCTTCGCCGAGACCGTCGGCGTGCCCCCGGAGATCACCGGCACCGTGCAGGAGCTCACCGGCACCCCGGCCCGCACCTTCGCCCGGTGGGCCCAGGACCACGCCGGCGACTTCCGGTAG
- a CDS encoding chorismate mutase codes for MTTSNTGNGAVDPEVRQELERLRDSIDNIDAAVVHMLAERFKCTQQVGRLKALHQLPPADPAREARQIERLRSLAENAKLDPAFAEKFLNFIIAEVIRHHERIAEDTHNGQPAHDARTSD; via the coding sequence ATGACCACCAGCAACACCGGCAACGGTGCCGTCGACCCCGAGGTCCGCCAGGAACTGGAGCGGCTGCGCGACAGCATCGACAACATCGACGCGGCCGTCGTCCACATGCTCGCCGAGCGCTTCAAGTGCACCCAGCAGGTCGGCCGGCTCAAGGCGCTGCACCAGCTGCCGCCCGCCGACCCGGCCCGCGAGGCCCGGCAGATCGAACGGCTGCGCAGCCTCGCGGAGAACGCCAAGCTCGACCCGGCGTTCGCCGAGAAGTTCCTGAACTTCATCATCGCCGAGGTGATCCGGCACCACGAGCGGATCGCCGAGGACACCCACAACGGGCAACCGGCGCACGACGCCCGGACAAGCGACTGA
- a CDS encoding helix-turn-helix domain-containing protein gives MYRTWMRFFSPGPAHHRLGLVCLGVGLQHGALPTVGPRTLDHHVAVVISSGRGWYRGSDGRRTTVTAPALLWLTPGVPHHYAPDPGTGWDEGFVDFAGPATAAYRELGCIEPDRPVVPLSDAAGPRAVIARIARAARPGNPLLEVETAAAVHELLVALRRARADLAPDGDQVLAALARDACTPLSVAGHAARHGMTTAELRDAVRRAAGCTPKDYLLGIRLARAKDLLATTELPVAAVARRVGYDDPAYFSRLFTRRVGLPPVRFRAQQGRTVPGGWSDRVPDPADPPLIHSPDTP, from the coding sequence ATGTACCGGACCTGGATGCGGTTCTTCAGCCCCGGCCCCGCCCACCACCGCCTCGGCCTGGTCTGCCTCGGGGTCGGCCTCCAGCACGGCGCGCTGCCCACGGTCGGCCCGCGCACCCTCGACCACCACGTGGCCGTGGTGATCAGCTCGGGCCGCGGCTGGTACCGGGGCTCCGACGGCCGCCGTACGACCGTCACCGCGCCCGCCCTGCTGTGGCTCACCCCCGGCGTGCCCCACCACTACGCGCCCGACCCCGGCACCGGCTGGGACGAGGGCTTCGTCGACTTCGCCGGACCCGCCACCGCGGCCTACCGCGAACTCGGCTGCATCGAACCCGACCGGCCCGTCGTCCCGCTCTCCGACGCCGCCGGCCCCCGCGCGGTCATCGCCCGCATCGCCCGGGCCGCCCGCCCGGGCAACCCCCTGCTGGAGGTGGAGACCGCCGCCGCCGTCCACGAACTCCTCGTCGCCCTGCGCCGCGCCCGCGCCGACCTCGCCCCCGACGGCGACCAGGTGCTGGCCGCCCTCGCCCGGGACGCCTGCACGCCGCTGAGCGTCGCCGGCCACGCCGCCCGGCACGGGATGACCACCGCCGAACTGCGCGACGCGGTCCGCCGGGCGGCCGGCTGCACCCCGAAGGACTACCTGCTCGGCATCCGGCTCGCCCGGGCCAAGGACCTCCTCGCCACCACCGAGCTGCCGGTCGCGGCCGTCGCCCGCCGCGTCGGCTACGACGACCCCGCCTACTTCTCCCGGCTGTTCACCCGGCGCGTCGGCCTTCCACCCGTCCGGTTCCGCGCCCAGCAGGGCCGTACCGTCCCCGGCGGCTGGAGCGACCGCGTCCCCGACCCCGCCGATCCGCCGCTGATCCACTCCCCGGACACCCCGTAG
- a CDS encoding pyridoxal phosphate-dependent decarboxylase family protein gives MSTPPLASGPGGPDALRPLLATVLDALAAGVRERGGPLPAGGPDAVAARVADALGDVLPDTGDPDALHTLVQELAAGAADPADPLCTAHLHSPPLAVATAADLAASALNPSLDSWDQAPSASALEAAVARTLARTAGLADALVTTGGTESNQLALLLAREAHGGTVRLVCGANAHHSLPRAAWLLGLPDPVVIPTPDGTLDPAALDKALTAHPGPLLVAATAGTTDAGLIDPLPEIAGLCTAHGARLHIDAAYGGGLLFSDRHRDKLAGLEAAHTLTLDLHKLGWQPVAAGLLALARPHELAALHQRADYLNAEDDTEAGLPDLLGRSLRTTRRPDILKIAVTLKTLGRSGLGTLVDLVCARAREFAVLVQEHPGFELYGRPVISTVLFRPAGADDDAVAAVRRRLQHDGRAVLGRARADGRLWLKATVLNPHTRPDDLAQLLKLAELAEGNTPA, from the coding sequence ATGAGCACGCCACCCCTGGCCTCGGGTCCCGGCGGCCCCGACGCCCTGCGGCCCCTCCTCGCCACCGTGCTCGACGCGCTCGCGGCCGGCGTCCGCGAGCGCGGCGGACCGCTGCCCGCCGGCGGACCGGACGCCGTCGCCGCCCGCGTCGCGGACGCCCTCGGGGACGTCCTGCCGGACACCGGCGACCCGGACGCCCTGCACACCCTCGTACAGGAACTCGCCGCGGGCGCCGCCGACCCCGCCGACCCGCTGTGCACGGCCCATCTCCACAGCCCGCCGCTCGCCGTGGCCACCGCCGCCGACCTCGCCGCCAGCGCCCTCAACCCCTCCCTGGACTCCTGGGACCAGGCCCCCTCGGCCTCGGCCCTGGAAGCCGCGGTCGCCCGCACCCTCGCACGCACCGCCGGCCTCGCCGACGCCCTCGTCACCACCGGCGGCACCGAGTCCAACCAACTCGCCCTGCTGCTCGCCCGCGAGGCGCACGGCGGCACCGTGCGCCTCGTGTGCGGCGCGAACGCCCACCACTCCCTGCCACGCGCCGCCTGGCTGCTCGGCCTGCCCGACCCGGTCGTGATCCCCACACCCGACGGCACCCTGGACCCCGCCGCCCTCGACAAGGCCCTCACCGCGCACCCCGGCCCGCTGCTCGTCGCCGCCACCGCCGGCACCACCGACGCCGGCCTCATCGACCCACTGCCCGAGATCGCCGGCCTGTGCACCGCCCACGGCGCCCGGCTCCACATCGACGCGGCCTACGGCGGCGGCCTCCTCTTCAGCGACCGTCACCGCGACAAACTCGCCGGCCTCGAAGCCGCCCACACCCTCACCCTCGACCTGCACAAGCTCGGCTGGCAGCCGGTCGCCGCCGGACTCCTCGCCCTCGCCCGCCCGCACGAACTCGCCGCCCTCCACCAGCGCGCCGACTACCTCAACGCCGAAGACGACACCGAGGCCGGACTCCCCGACCTGCTCGGCCGCTCCCTGCGCACCACCCGCCGCCCCGACATCCTGAAGATCGCCGTCACCCTCAAGACACTGGGCCGCAGCGGGCTCGGCACCCTGGTCGACCTGGTCTGCGCCCGCGCGCGCGAATTCGCCGTACTCGTCCAGGAACACCCGGGCTTCGAGCTGTACGGCCGGCCCGTCATCAGCACCGTCCTGTTCCGCCCCGCCGGCGCCGACGACGACGCCGTGGCCGCCGTCCGCCGCAGACTGCAGCACGACGGCCGGGCCGTCCTCGGCCGGGCCCGCGCCGACGGCCGGCTCTGGCTCAAGGCCACCGTCCTCAACCCCCACACCCGGCCGGACGACCTGGCCCAGCTGCTCAAACTCGCCGAACTCGCCGAAGGAAACACCCCCGCATGA